Proteins encoded by one window of Micromonospora coxensis:
- a CDS encoding COG1361 family protein, whose translation MRIGLPWLPRTVATVLLLLGGVAVPAASASAAPAGADLTAELAGGTIPLGVTKKTLHLKISNRGDATPTRVVVRVDASDLDRFDFRISLWPTGGPRDCDGDFSGWYCQLLPDQLPGPGETVELPILATVQAEEPLAGRIKVTVEVRPEDTNPADNMKWFPIEVVDNPEADLSVVAPDVTQSVRVAPDGSLKSTGTLNPGETGAVRYTIANQGRKPVGGVKVELRAPTGATFTRPPGECVLGDAGRTAVCTYDRLALVPVDQDTNPKDKVHSAVELYHLVTVPAATKAPVTLRDGSVRVEGLSEARSERSAPARSELPANAVAVPAADVDDSDNQDGFAIVVAAKSSGGGSGGNPGGGGGGLPITGSPTGLIAGAGLAMLVGGGVLLLLTRRRRAVR comes from the coding sequence ATGAGGATCGGACTTCCGTGGCTGCCCCGAACGGTCGCCACCGTGCTGCTCCTTCTCGGAGGGGTCGCCGTGCCCGCCGCGTCCGCCTCGGCGGCGCCGGCGGGGGCGGACCTCACCGCTGAGCTGGCCGGCGGGACGATTCCGCTGGGAGTCACGAAGAAGACGCTCCACCTGAAGATCAGCAACCGGGGCGACGCGACCCCGACCCGGGTCGTCGTCCGGGTCGACGCGTCGGACCTGGACCGGTTCGACTTCAGGATCTCGCTCTGGCCGACCGGCGGGCCGCGTGACTGCGACGGCGATTTCTCCGGCTGGTACTGCCAACTGCTGCCGGACCAGCTTCCGGGGCCGGGCGAGACGGTGGAGCTGCCCATCCTCGCCACCGTCCAGGCCGAAGAGCCCCTCGCGGGCCGGATCAAGGTGACGGTCGAGGTCAGACCGGAAGACACGAATCCGGCCGACAACATGAAGTGGTTCCCGATCGAGGTGGTGGACAACCCCGAAGCCGACCTCTCGGTGGTCGCGCCGGACGTGACGCAGTCGGTGCGGGTCGCGCCCGACGGCAGCCTGAAGTCCACCGGCACGTTGAATCCGGGCGAGACGGGCGCGGTGCGCTACACGATCGCCAACCAGGGGCGGAAGCCGGTCGGTGGCGTCAAGGTCGAGCTGCGCGCGCCCACGGGCGCGACGTTCACCAGGCCGCCGGGCGAATGTGTCCTCGGTGACGCCGGGCGTACGGCGGTCTGCACCTACGACCGGCTGGCCCTCGTTCCCGTCGACCAGGACACCAACCCCAAGGACAAGGTCCACTCCGCCGTCGAGCTGTACCACCTGGTGACGGTGCCGGCCGCCACCAAGGCGCCGGTCACGTTGCGGGACGGATCCGTCCGGGTCGAGGGCCTGAGCGAGGCGCGGTCGGAGCGTTCCGCCCCGGCGCGGAGCGAGCTTCCCGCGAACGCCGTCGCCGTACCGGCGGCCGACGTGGACGACAGCGACAACCAGGACGGGTTCGCGATCGTGGTGGCCGCGAAGAGCAGCGGCGGAGGTAGTGGCGGCAACCCCGGTGGCGGTGGTGGCGGCCTGCCGATCACCGGGTCCCCGACCGGGCTGATCGCCGGGGCCGGCCTCGCCATGCTGGTGGGTGGCGGCGTGCTGCTGCTCTTGACCCGACGGCGCCGGGCCGTCCGATGA
- a CDS encoding sensor histidine kinase: MGRLAQWRRVARAHPAVADAVLAVALFVASLLPLSPPGGPPRVPLTAGGVLLAALGCGALTLRRRHPLPVLAVTTVAVVLGQLTGLARGPFVLVVAIAAYTVATRTDRRTAAAAGAASALAVGVAAVVTLGVPWLDPAVVVLLLWFGVAVAFGDAVRSRRAYVAVLEERARRAEQTREEEALRRVAEERLRIARELHDVVAHHIALINVQAGVAGHLLRGQPDAAEEALGHVRAAGRTVLDELATLLGVLRGAEEPDAPTEPAPSLNRLDALVEGFSSGQPVRWTVAGQPRPLPTAVDVAAYRIIQESLTNAHRHAPGAAVAVRLRYDPDGVTIEVRDDGTPQPAGADGGAVPGGDTGSGSALGTATTADVRPGTGLGLLGMRERAETVGGTFAAGPRPGGGWLVRAELPAPEEEAE, translated from the coding sequence ATGGGACGCCTCGCACAGTGGCGTCGGGTCGCGCGGGCGCACCCGGCGGTGGCCGACGCGGTGCTCGCCGTCGCGCTGTTCGTGGCGAGCCTGCTGCCGCTGAGCCCGCCCGGCGGGCCGCCCCGGGTCCCGCTCACCGCCGGCGGGGTGCTGCTCGCCGCCCTCGGCTGCGGGGCGTTGACGCTGCGTCGGCGCCACCCGTTGCCGGTGCTCGCCGTGACCACCGTCGCCGTGGTGCTGGGGCAGCTCACCGGCCTGGCCCGGGGGCCCTTCGTGCTCGTCGTGGCGATCGCCGCGTACACGGTCGCCACCCGGACCGACCGGCGGACCGCCGCGGCGGCCGGCGCGGCCAGCGCGCTGGCGGTCGGAGTCGCGGCCGTGGTCACCCTCGGCGTGCCCTGGCTCGACCCGGCCGTGGTGGTGCTGCTGCTCTGGTTCGGCGTCGCGGTGGCCTTCGGCGACGCGGTGCGCAGCCGGCGGGCGTACGTGGCGGTGCTGGAGGAACGGGCCCGCCGGGCCGAGCAGACCCGGGAGGAGGAGGCGCTGCGGCGGGTCGCCGAGGAGCGCCTGCGCATCGCCCGGGAGCTGCACGACGTGGTCGCCCACCACATCGCGCTGATCAACGTGCAGGCCGGGGTGGCCGGGCATCTGCTGCGCGGGCAGCCCGACGCGGCCGAGGAGGCGCTCGGGCACGTCCGGGCCGCCGGCCGGACCGTCCTCGACGAGCTGGCCACCCTGCTCGGTGTGCTGCGCGGCGCCGAGGAGCCCGACGCGCCGACCGAGCCCGCCCCGAGCCTCAACCGGCTGGACGCGCTGGTGGAGGGGTTCAGCTCCGGGCAGCCGGTGCGGTGGACCGTGGCCGGCCAACCCCGGCCGCTGCCCACGGCGGTGGACGTCGCGGCGTACCGGATCATCCAGGAGTCGCTGACCAACGCGCACCGGCACGCGCCGGGCGCGGCCGTCGCGGTCCGCCTGCGCTACGACCCCGACGGCGTCACCATCGAGGTACGCGACGACGGCACCCCGCAGCCGGCCGGAGCGGACGGCGGCGCCGTGCCCGGCGGCGACACCGGATCCGGCAGCGCGCTCGGCACCGCCACGACCGCCGACGTGCGACCCGGCACCGGCCTCGGCCTGCTCGGGATGCGCGAGCGCGCCGAGACGGTCGGCGGCACCTTCGCCGCCGGCCCGCGCCCCGGCGGGGGCTGGCTGGTCCGCGCCGAGCTGCCCGCCCCGGAGGAGGAGGCCGAGTGA
- a CDS encoding FAD-dependent oxidoreductase — translation MRAETDVVIVGGGLAGLAAARRLHRAGVPWRLLEAGDRLGGRVATDAVDGYLLDRGFQVLNTAYPRLGTLLDLDTLDLGWFTSGVLLRRGERLVRLVNPLREPGGAPGTALAGVGSLLDRLRFATLAAGCATLPKSRLLDAPETTSEAALRRAGLSAAIIEELLRPFLSGVLIDRELETSSHVLAMILRSFARGRIGLPARGMGALPAAVAAPLPADLVTLDTPVAEVAPGRVRTPAGDIACRAVVVAVDPPAAGTLLPTLARVRMHSYTTYYHAAPEAPLDEPILLLDGDRRELVANTVVVSNAAPGYAPAGRHLIATSVVGPSAPPEPVIRRELDRLYGRSTADWEHLTTVAVPDALPAAPPPQGRLRKPVALGDGLYVAGDHRDSPSIQGALASGWRTAGAVLAQLRAPG, via the coding sequence ATGCGCGCTGAGACGGACGTCGTCATCGTCGGCGGCGGCCTCGCCGGCCTCGCCGCCGCCCGCCGGCTGCACCGCGCCGGCGTGCCCTGGCGGCTGCTGGAGGCGGGCGACCGGCTCGGCGGCCGGGTCGCCACCGACGCCGTCGACGGCTATCTGCTCGACCGCGGTTTCCAGGTGCTCAACACCGCCTACCCCCGGCTGGGCACCCTGCTCGACCTGGACACCCTCGACCTGGGCTGGTTCACCTCCGGGGTGCTGCTGCGGCGCGGCGAGCGACTCGTCCGGCTGGTCAACCCGCTGCGCGAACCCGGCGGCGCGCCCGGCACCGCGCTGGCCGGCGTCGGCTCGCTGCTCGACCGGCTGCGCTTCGCCACCCTCGCCGCCGGCTGCGCCACCCTGCCGAAGAGCCGGCTGCTCGACGCCCCGGAGACCACCAGCGAGGCCGCGCTGCGCCGGGCCGGGCTCTCCGCCGCCATCATCGAGGAACTGCTGCGGCCGTTCCTCTCCGGCGTCCTCATCGACCGGGAACTGGAGACCTCCAGTCACGTGCTGGCGATGATCCTGCGCTCCTTCGCCCGCGGCCGCATCGGCCTGCCGGCGCGCGGCATGGGCGCGCTGCCCGCCGCCGTCGCCGCCCCGCTGCCGGCCGACCTGGTCACCCTGGACACCCCGGTCGCCGAGGTCGCGCCCGGCCGGGTCCGCACCCCGGCCGGCGACATCGCCTGTCGCGCCGTCGTGGTCGCCGTCGACCCGCCGGCGGCGGGCACCCTGCTGCCCACCCTGGCCCGGGTACGCATGCACAGCTACACCACCTACTACCACGCCGCGCCCGAGGCGCCGCTGGACGAGCCGATCCTGCTGCTCGACGGCGACCGCCGGGAACTGGTCGCCAACACCGTGGTGGTCAGCAACGCCGCGCCCGGCTACGCGCCCGCCGGGCGGCACCTGATCGCCACCTCGGTGGTCGGCCCGTCCGCCCCGCCCGAGCCGGTGATCCGCCGTGAACTCGACCGGCTCTACGGCCGCTCCACTGCGGACTGGGAGCACCTCACCACCGTCGCGGTCCCCGACGCGCTGCCCGCCGCGCCGCCGCCGCAGGGACGGCTGCGCAAGCCGGTGGCCCTCGGCGACGGTCTCTACGTGGCCGGCGACCACCGGGACAGCCCGTCGATCCAGGGCGCGCTGGCCAGCGGCTGGCGTACGGCTGGCGCGGTCCTCGCCCAGTTGCGCGCGCCGGGGTGA
- a CDS encoding YihY/virulence factor BrkB family protein — translation MASDETSARTGRDRDDLGTLPTRPRVDERAGSGRSDRDVHRGPVGPDDGPDSPTDLPGSGWKAALKRTLKEFQDDSLTDWAAALTYYGVLSIFPGLLVLISLLGLLGDRATTGVKDTVNQAVPEENIRRIIEGAIDQAGASGGLASIAAIIGLLAAFWSASGYIAAFMRASNTIYDVPEGRPIWKTLPIRLGVTAVIGVMLLACAVIVVFTGGFAEQVGSAIGVGSTAVTVWNIAKWPVLLLLVSLMFAILYWASPNARHGGFRWVSPGGILAVVIWLVISGLFALYVSNFGSYNKTYGALAGVIVFLVWLWLSNIAILLGAEFDAELERGRAISAGHSPEEEPYVELRDDRKLKKKRNAAGKR, via the coding sequence ATGGCCTCCGACGAGACATCCGCCCGCACCGGGCGCGACCGCGACGACCTGGGCACGCTGCCCACCCGGCCCCGGGTGGACGAGCGGGCCGGGTCCGGGCGGTCGGACCGGGACGTGCACCGCGGGCCGGTCGGCCCCGACGACGGCCCGGACAGCCCGACCGATCTGCCCGGCTCGGGCTGGAAGGCGGCGTTGAAGCGCACGCTCAAGGAGTTCCAGGACGACAGCCTGACCGACTGGGCCGCCGCCCTGACCTACTACGGCGTGCTCTCCATCTTCCCCGGCCTGCTGGTGCTGATCTCCCTGCTCGGCCTGCTGGGCGACCGGGCCACCACCGGCGTCAAGGACACCGTCAACCAGGCGGTCCCGGAGGAGAACATCCGCCGGATCATCGAAGGGGCGATCGACCAGGCGGGCGCCTCCGGCGGGCTGGCCAGCATCGCCGCGATCATCGGTCTGCTCGCCGCCTTCTGGTCCGCGTCCGGCTACATCGCCGCCTTCATGCGCGCCTCGAACACGATCTACGACGTGCCGGAGGGCCGGCCGATCTGGAAGACCCTGCCGATCCGGCTCGGGGTGACCGCCGTGATCGGCGTGATGCTGCTGGCCTGCGCGGTGATCGTGGTCTTCACCGGCGGCTTCGCCGAGCAGGTGGGCAGCGCGATCGGGGTCGGCTCGACCGCGGTGACGGTGTGGAACATCGCCAAGTGGCCGGTGCTGCTGCTCCTGGTCAGCCTGATGTTCGCCATCCTCTACTGGGCCTCGCCGAACGCCCGCCACGGCGGCTTCCGCTGGGTGAGCCCCGGCGGCATCCTGGCCGTGGTGATCTGGCTGGTCATCTCCGGCCTGTTCGCGCTCTACGTCAGCAACTTCGGGTCCTACAACAAGACCTACGGCGCCCTGGCCGGCGTGATCGTCTTCCTGGTCTGGCTCTGGCTGAGCAACATCGCCATCCTGCTCGGCGCCGAGTTCGACGCGGAGCTGGAGCGTGGTCGGGCGATCTCCGCCGGCCACTCGCCGGAGGAGGAGCCGTACGTCGAGCTGCGCGACGACCGCAAGCTCAAGAAGAAGCGCAACGCCGCGGGCAAGCGCTGA
- a CDS encoding response regulator produces the protein MTIRVLLADDQKLLRAGFRVLIDSAADLVVVGEAATGREAVELARATRADVVLMDVRMPEMDGLAATAAITADEDLAGVRVLILTTFEVDEYVFQALRAGASGFLGKGVEPAELLDAIRTVAAGDALLSPKATRGLIARFLAQPEPEPQAGPERLRVLTEREREVVTLVAAGLSNEQIAERLVVSPLTAKTHVNRAMMKLGARDRAQLVVIAYQSGLVRVTPPPAR, from the coding sequence GTGACGATCCGGGTGCTGCTCGCCGACGACCAGAAACTGCTGCGGGCCGGGTTCCGGGTGCTCATCGACTCCGCCGCCGACCTGGTGGTCGTCGGGGAGGCGGCCACCGGGCGGGAGGCCGTCGAGCTGGCCCGCGCCACCCGCGCCGACGTGGTGCTGATGGACGTGCGGATGCCCGAGATGGACGGGTTGGCCGCCACCGCCGCGATCACCGCCGACGAGGACCTGGCCGGGGTACGGGTGCTCATCCTGACCACCTTCGAGGTCGACGAGTACGTCTTCCAGGCGCTGCGCGCCGGAGCCAGCGGCTTCCTCGGCAAGGGGGTGGAGCCGGCCGAGCTGCTCGACGCCATCCGTACCGTCGCGGCCGGGGACGCCCTGTTGTCCCCGAAGGCCACCCGTGGGCTGATCGCCCGGTTCCTGGCCCAGCCGGAGCCGGAGCCGCAGGCCGGCCCCGAGCGGCTGCGGGTGCTCACCGAACGGGAGCGGGAGGTGGTCACGCTGGTGGCGGCGGGACTGTCCAACGAGCAGATCGCCGAGCGGCTGGTGGTCTCCCCGCTGACCGCCAAGACCCACGTCAACCGGGCGATGATGAAGCTGGGTGCCCGGGACCGGGCCCAGCTCGTCGTCATCGCGTACCAGAGCGGGCTGGTCCGGGTCACGCCGCCGCCGGCCCGCTGA
- a CDS encoding esterase/lipase family protein has protein sequence MRRTLALLATLLLTGGLTLVAQTPALAAPARANGVANPVIFIHGWSPDGNADCDAYWSAVTPVFTDTGWTGDLTTFGYYSGNTNCDIMYNGDTTSTSIKTVGRALANEIYHRYSTKGVKVDVVGHSMGGLVIRSALTEVAKGTTGYPPYVYVEDVVTLGTPHAGATFAGWCSLTLWLQCKEMQAGSSFLSGLASRPQSAMGTDWTVVSSFDDGDVDAASGVAMSAQHKIQYDDGLDHTELRTATGSYLARYWHTATADGWSSWGTRVGPIRWARNACYYQTST, from the coding sequence ATGCGACGAACGTTGGCGCTGCTCGCCACTCTGCTGCTCACCGGAGGGCTCACGCTCGTGGCGCAGACGCCCGCGCTCGCCGCCCCGGCGCGGGCCAACGGCGTGGCGAACCCGGTCATCTTCATCCATGGCTGGAGCCCCGACGGCAACGCGGACTGCGACGCGTACTGGTCGGCCGTGACGCCGGTGTTCACGGACACCGGCTGGACGGGTGACCTGACGACGTTCGGCTACTACTCGGGCAACACCAACTGCGACATCATGTACAACGGCGACACCACCTCGACGTCGATCAAGACGGTCGGCCGGGCCCTGGCCAACGAGATCTACCACCGTTACTCGACCAAGGGCGTCAAGGTCGACGTGGTCGGTCACTCCATGGGCGGGCTGGTGATCCGCTCGGCTCTCACCGAGGTGGCCAAGGGGACCACGGGCTACCCGCCCTACGTCTACGTCGAGGACGTGGTGACGCTGGGCACCCCGCACGCCGGCGCGACGTTCGCCGGCTGGTGCAGTCTCACCCTCTGGTTGCAGTGCAAGGAGATGCAGGCCGGCAGCAGCTTCCTCAGCGGCCTGGCGAGCCGTCCGCAGTCGGCGATGGGGACCGACTGGACGGTCGTCTCGTCCTTCGACGACGGGGACGTGGACGCCGCCTCCGGTGTCGCGATGAGCGCCCAGCACAAGATCCAGTACGACGACGGCCTGGACCACACCGAACTGCGCACGGCGACGGGCAGCTACCTGGCGCGGTACTGGCACACGGCCACCGCCGACGGCTGGAGTTCCTGGGGCACCCGGGTCGGTCCGATCCGCTGGGCCAGGAACGCCTGCTACT
- a CDS encoding ABC transporter ATP-binding protein has product MIEATDLSKRYGDKTAVDSLSFRVEPGIVTGFLGPNGAGKSTTMRMILGLDAPTTGTVTVNGRRYAEHPAPLREIGALLEAKAVHPGRSARNHLLALAATNGIGRRRVDEVIDLVGLREVAGKRAGGFSLGMGQRLGIAAALLGDPQVVMLDEPVNGLDPDGIRWIRALLKGLAVEGRTVFVSSHLMSEMAQTAEHLIVVGRGRLIADVSLAEFTRQASRTTVRVRSPQAATLRDLLLGPDVTVTAGEPGLLEVTGLSRDQIGDRAAAAGLTLHELTATEASLEEAFMTMTRDAVEYHGEAARPVATGRSTR; this is encoded by the coding sequence ATGATCGAAGCGACCGACCTGAGCAAGCGCTACGGCGACAAGACGGCCGTGGACTCGCTGTCCTTCCGGGTGGAGCCCGGGATCGTCACGGGTTTCCTGGGCCCCAACGGCGCCGGCAAGTCCACCACGATGCGGATGATCCTCGGCCTGGACGCCCCGACCACCGGCACGGTGACTGTCAACGGCCGCCGGTACGCCGAACACCCCGCGCCGTTGCGGGAGATCGGCGCGCTGCTGGAGGCGAAGGCGGTGCACCCCGGCCGGTCGGCCCGCAACCACCTGCTCGCCCTGGCCGCCACCAACGGCATCGGCCGCCGGCGGGTCGACGAGGTGATCGACCTGGTCGGCCTGCGCGAGGTGGCCGGCAAACGGGCCGGCGGCTTCTCCCTCGGCATGGGGCAGCGGCTCGGCATCGCCGCCGCGCTGCTCGGCGACCCGCAGGTGGTGATGCTCGACGAGCCGGTCAACGGCCTCGACCCGGACGGCATCCGGTGGATCCGGGCGCTGCTCAAGGGCCTGGCCGTCGAGGGGCGGACGGTCTTCGTCTCCTCGCACCTGATGAGCGAGATGGCGCAGACCGCCGAGCACCTGATCGTGGTCGGCCGGGGGCGGCTGATCGCCGACGTCTCCCTCGCCGAGTTCACCCGGCAGGCGTCGCGGACCACCGTACGGGTCCGTTCCCCGCAGGCGGCCACCCTGCGCGACCTGCTCCTCGGGCCGGACGTGACGGTGACCGCCGGCGAGCCCGGGCTGCTGGAGGTGACCGGGCTCAGCCGCGATCAGATCGGCGACCGGGCCGCCGCGGCGGGCCTCACCCTGCACGAGCTGACCGCCACCGAGGCCTCCCTGGAGGAGGCGTTCATGACCATGACCCGCGACGCCGTCGAGTACCACGGCGAGGCCGCCCGGCCGGTCGCCACCGGAAGGAGCACCCGATGA
- a CDS encoding ABC transporter permease subunit, giving the protein MTTATPTRVPVPTDARVTWWRVVHSEWIKFRTLRSSLLLLAATVVVFTALGLGFSAFLSDATIEPGTPAPPGGPSSLDPLGASLGGVNLAQLLVGTLGVLLMAGEYTTGTIRSSLAAVPRRWPVLGAKVAVLAGVCLVALVPTVLLTFLGGQAVLGDEGISLGDEGVLRAVLGTAFHLAGVGVLGMALGALLRTTAGALTSLVALLLVLPGVVSLLPESWSETISPYLPSNAGQAFMSISSDPQLLSPGAGLAVFVGWLLVLLGAAVVRLVRRDA; this is encoded by the coding sequence ATGACCACCGCCACCCCCACCCGCGTTCCCGTCCCCACCGACGCCCGGGTCACCTGGTGGCGGGTGGTCCACTCCGAGTGGATCAAGTTCCGGACGCTGCGGTCGTCCCTGCTCCTGCTGGCCGCCACGGTGGTCGTCTTCACCGCGCTCGGCCTGGGGTTCTCCGCCTTCCTGTCGGACGCGACGATCGAGCCCGGCACGCCGGCCCCGCCGGGCGGACCGTCCTCGCTGGATCCGCTCGGCGCCAGCCTCGGCGGGGTGAACCTGGCCCAGTTGCTCGTCGGCACCCTCGGAGTGCTGCTGATGGCGGGGGAGTACACCACCGGGACGATCCGCTCCTCGCTCGCCGCCGTGCCGAGGCGCTGGCCGGTGCTGGGCGCGAAGGTGGCGGTCCTCGCCGGGGTCTGCCTCGTCGCGCTGGTGCCGACCGTGCTGCTGACCTTCCTCGGCGGGCAGGCCGTCCTGGGTGACGAGGGCATCTCCCTCGGCGACGAGGGTGTGCTGCGCGCCGTGCTCGGTACGGCGTTCCACCTGGCCGGGGTCGGCGTGCTCGGCATGGCGCTGGGCGCGTTGCTGCGCACCACCGCCGGCGCGCTGACCAGCCTGGTGGCGTTGCTGCTGGTGCTGCCCGGAGTGGTCTCGCTGCTGCCGGAGAGCTGGTCGGAGACGATCTCTCCGTACCTGCCGTCGAACGCCGGGCAGGCGTTCATGTCGATCTCGTCCGACCCGCAGCTGCTCTCGCCGGGGGCCGGCCTGGCGGTCTTCGTCGGCTGGCTGCTGGTGCTGCTCGGGGCGGCGGTCGTCCGGCTGGTGCGGCGGGACGCCTGA
- a CDS encoding PadR family transcriptional regulator has product MTEPAFFILTALLDAPRHGYGIVAEVAELSRGRVQLKIGSLYGALDRLVGDGLVELDREEAWQGRLRRYYRVTEQGRDALDAEAQRLAANARLASIRLRDRRNPIPGTPS; this is encoded by the coding sequence ATGACAGAACCGGCCTTCTTCATCCTCACCGCGTTGCTCGACGCTCCGCGCCACGGCTACGGGATCGTCGCGGAGGTGGCGGAACTGTCGCGCGGCCGGGTGCAGCTGAAGATCGGCTCCCTGTATGGGGCATTGGACCGACTCGTCGGTGACGGCTTGGTCGAGCTGGACCGCGAGGAGGCATGGCAAGGACGGTTACGCCGGTATTACCGGGTGACCGAGCAAGGCCGCGACGCCCTCGACGCGGAGGCTCAACGGCTGGCCGCCAATGCGCGCCTCGCCTCGATCCGGTTACGCGACCGGCGGAACCCGATCCCAGGGACGCCGTCGTGA
- a CDS encoding MMPL family transporter, which yields MAGGRGRWTATLIAVAVVLGWLVVGGIAGPYSGKLGEVATNDNASFLPTDAEATRAQELAAGFVDEPTTPALVVYERPAGITEADTQRATADAARFAQVPGVVGPLPPPIPSQDGQALQVVVPIDDSEGEEISRVVDELRAIAGDDRDGLTVDVAGPAGLLADLIEVFTAIDGPLLLVTLVVVLVILLVVYRSPVLWIFPLLAAGTSYALASVFVYLLARDDVIKLNGQAQGILTVLVFGAGTDYALLLIARYREELHRHERPWDAMRTAWKGAAPAIVASGATVIVSLLCLLLSSLNSNRALGPVAAIGIAATLLVMLTFLPALLVLGGRWAFWPRRPEADRADPHTEHGIWSRIARFVARRARPVWIVTTVALALLTVGVTQLGATTLGQSDLFTERTDSVAGQEVIARHYPAGTGSPATIFTRQETAQEVARVAQGVPGVAAVRPVGQGDRTGPPAPDTPPKVVDGRVQLEATLADPPDSDGAERTIRDLREAVHRVPGSDSVVGGFTAINVDTSDASTRDRNVIIPVVLVVIAVILALLLRALVAPVLLIATVVLSFLATLGLCALIFRYLFGFPGVDASFPLFAFVFLVALGIDYNIFLMSRVREESVRRGTRPGVLAGLAVTGGVITSAGIVLAATFSALAVLPLVVLVELGVAVAVGVLLDTIVVRSLLVPALAYDIGPKVWWPSRLSRAARTPTEAGDAR from the coding sequence ATGGCCGGAGGACGGGGCCGCTGGACGGCCACGCTGATCGCGGTGGCGGTCGTGCTCGGCTGGCTGGTCGTCGGCGGGATCGCGGGGCCGTACTCGGGCAAGCTGGGCGAGGTCGCCACCAACGACAACGCCTCGTTCCTGCCCACCGACGCCGAGGCCACCCGCGCCCAGGAACTCGCCGCCGGCTTCGTCGACGAACCGACCACGCCCGCCCTGGTGGTCTACGAGCGACCGGCCGGCATCACCGAGGCCGACACGCAGCGCGCCACCGCCGACGCGGCCCGCTTCGCCCAGGTCCCCGGCGTGGTCGGGCCGCTGCCGCCACCGATCCCCAGCCAGGACGGCCAGGCGTTGCAGGTGGTCGTCCCGATCGACGACTCCGAGGGCGAGGAGATCAGCCGGGTCGTCGACGAGTTACGGGCCATCGCCGGCGACGACCGGGACGGGCTCACCGTCGACGTCGCCGGCCCGGCCGGGCTGCTCGCCGACCTGATCGAGGTGTTCACCGCGATCGACGGGCCGCTGCTGCTGGTCACCCTCGTCGTGGTGCTGGTCATCCTGCTCGTCGTCTACCGCAGCCCGGTGCTCTGGATCTTCCCGCTGCTGGCCGCGGGCACGTCGTACGCGCTGGCGTCGGTCTTCGTCTACCTGCTGGCGCGCGACGACGTGATCAAGCTGAACGGGCAGGCGCAGGGGATCCTCACCGTGCTGGTCTTCGGCGCGGGCACCGACTACGCGCTGCTGCTGATCGCCCGGTACCGGGAGGAGCTGCACCGGCACGAGCGCCCCTGGGACGCGATGCGGACCGCCTGGAAGGGCGCCGCCCCGGCCATCGTCGCCTCCGGGGCCACCGTCATCGTCAGCCTGCTCTGCCTGCTGCTGTCCAGCCTGAACTCCAACCGGGCGCTCGGCCCGGTCGCCGCCATCGGCATCGCCGCCACCCTGCTGGTCATGCTCACCTTCCTGCCGGCGCTACTGGTGCTCGGCGGCCGGTGGGCGTTCTGGCCGCGCCGGCCCGAGGCCGACCGGGCCGACCCGCACACCGAGCACGGCATCTGGAGCCGGATCGCGCGATTCGTCGCCCGCCGCGCGCGGCCGGTCTGGATCGTCACCACGGTGGCGCTGGCCCTGCTCACCGTCGGCGTCACCCAGCTCGGCGCCACCACCCTCGGCCAGTCCGACCTGTTCACCGAGCGCACCGACTCCGTGGCCGGGCAGGAGGTGATCGCCCGGCACTACCCGGCCGGCACCGGCAGCCCGGCGACGATCTTCACCCGGCAGGAGACCGCGCAGGAGGTGGCCCGGGTGGCGCAGGGCGTCCCCGGGGTCGCCGCCGTCCGCCCGGTCGGCCAGGGCGACCGGACCGGCCCGCCCGCCCCGGACACGCCGCCGAAGGTCGTCGACGGCCGGGTGCAGCTGGAGGCGACCCTGGCCGACCCGCCGGACAGCGACGGCGCGGAGCGGACCATCCGGGACCTGCGCGAGGCGGTGCACCGGGTACCCGGCTCCGACTCGGTCGTCGGCGGGTTCACCGCGATCAACGTGGACACCTCCGACGCGTCCACCCGGGACCGCAACGTGATCATCCCGGTGGTGCTGGTGGTGATCGCCGTCATCCTGGCCCTGCTGCTGCGCGCCCTGGTCGCCCCGGTGCTGCTGATCGCGACCGTGGTGCTGTCGTTCCTGGCCACCCTGGGGCTCTGCGCGCTGATCTTCCGGTACCTCTTCGGCTTCCCCGGGGTCGACGCGTCCTTCCCGCTCTTCGCCTTCGTCTTCCTGGTCGCCCTCGGCATCGACTACAACATCTTCCTGATGAGCCGGGTCCGGGAGGAGTCGGTCAGGCGGGGCACCCGGCCCGGAGTGCTGGCCGGCCTCGCCGTCACCGGCGGCGTGATCACCTCCGCCGGGATCGTGCTCGCCGCGACCTTCTCCGCGCTCGCCGTACTGCCGCTGGTGGTGCTGGTGGAACTGGGGGTGGCGGTGGCGGTCGGCGTACTGCTGGACACCATCGTGGTCCGCTCGTTGCTGGTGCCCGCGCTGGCGTACGACATCGGGCCGAAGGTCTGGTGGCCCAGCCGGCTGTCCCGCGCGGCCCGGACCCCGACGGAGGCCGGCGATGCGCGCTGA